One Legionella hackeliae DNA segment encodes these proteins:
- a CDS encoding IS3 family transposase (programmed frameshift), with product MKKRYTEEQIIKAIKSHEAGIKVEEICRDYGISTGTFYNWRSKYAGLEVNEAKRLRELESENINLKKLLADKLLELEAMKDVLFKKVVKPAARKSIIQHLISFFKLSERVACKLAGLSRTAFRYQCKPRTDEQVRARLKALAAQYPAYGYLLLHGLLKAEGLVKNKKHTYRLYTEEGLQVRTKKRKKLIRPRQPMDVPFAPNQRWSMDFVSDQLSNGRRFRILNVVDDYSRELVGQLVSTSISGKQVARFLEQLIEQRNKPAKVICDNGTEFTSKAMFFWSKETNITLGFIQPGKPTQNAFVESLNGKFRNECLNQHWFRTMEEARFEIEQWRKHYNNVRPHSSLNYMSSVEYARKVA from the exons ATGAAAAAACGTTATACAGAAGAACAAATTATCAAAGCAATCAAATCCCATGAAGCCGGTATAAAGGTAGAAGAGATTTGTCGAGATTATGGAATTTCGACAGGAACGTTTTACAATTGGCGAAGCAAGTATGCTGGTCTTGAAGTGAATGAAGCGAAGCGTCTTCGTGAGCTTGAGTCAGAGAATATTAATCTTAAAAAACTGTTGGCAGATAAGCTCCTGGAGTTAGAGGCAATGAAGGATGTGCTAT TCAAAAAAGTGGTGAAGCCAGCAGCAAGAAAGTCGATTATCCAGCACCTAATATCTTTCTTTAAGTTAAGTGAGCGAGTGGCTTGCAAGCTGGCAGGATTGAGCCGAACAGCGTTTCGTTATCAATGTAAACCACGTACGGATGAGCAAGTCAGAGCACGGCTCAAAGCTCTGGCCGCACAATATCCGGCCTATGGTTATTTACTTCTTCATGGATTACTTAAGGCAGAGGGTTTGGTTAAGAACAAGAAACATACTTACCGATTATACACTGAGGAGGGACTTCAGGTTCGAACAAAGAAAAGGAAAAAACTGATTCGTCCTCGCCAACCGATGGACGTTCCTTTTGCACCAAACCAACGCTGGTCGATGGACTTTGTATCTGATCAACTCAGTAATGGAAGGCGATTTCGGATATTGAACGTGGTAGATGATTATTCTCGTGAGTTGGTTGGCCAGTTGGTATCTACCTCAATCAGTGGTAAGCAAGTAGCCCGTTTTTTAGAGCAACTTATTGAGCAGCGAAATAAGCCTGCTAAAGTAATTTGTGATAATGGTACAGAATTTACTAGTAAAGCGATGTTTTTCTGGAGTAAAGAAACGAATATCACTTTAGGGTTTATTCAACCAGGCAAACCAACTCAAAATGCGTTTGTTGAGAGCTTAAATGGGAAATTCAGAAATGAATGTCTTAATCAGCACTGGTTTCGAACGATGGAGGAAGCACGATTTGAGATTGAACAGTGGCGTAAACACTACAATAATGTTCGACCTCACAGCTCTCTCAATTATATGTCGTCTGTTGAATACGCAAGGAAGGTAGCATAG
- a CDS encoding DUF4199 domain-containing protein encodes MNTENSGLIEEHCPHPRPRVCWSAIFTGAFIGVGLGFLLHLFSIAIGLSAYSSTSNGATVIAIGGILGLLIGVIVSMGLAGFVAGYLGRFHYCHCHGGVIYGFLTWSIALLLSAVFVIPLTHYISTYTRNLAPAIVTNQVAQTLDESTVANEATPSVKNKQATTTQPIPTESEKNVLAWSAWVVFILFFIGALASCIGACLGMGCKRNHEIHHSDIDDTDVH; translated from the coding sequence ATGAATACTGAAAATTCTGGTTTGATTGAAGAGCATTGTCCACATCCTCGACCCCGTGTTTGTTGGTCTGCTATTTTTACCGGCGCCTTTATAGGCGTTGGCTTAGGTTTTTTACTCCATCTTTTTAGCATTGCAATAGGATTAAGCGCCTATAGTTCAACGAGTAACGGAGCTACCGTTATTGCTATTGGGGGGATTTTGGGACTACTCATTGGAGTTATTGTATCAATGGGTTTAGCAGGTTTTGTAGCAGGTTATTTGGGGCGATTTCATTATTGTCATTGCCATGGTGGAGTGATTTATGGATTTTTAACCTGGAGCATAGCTTTGCTACTCAGTGCAGTTTTTGTTATCCCTTTAACTCACTATATCTCAACTTACACAAGAAATTTAGCTCCAGCAATAGTCACCAATCAAGTCGCACAAACTTTAGATGAATCCACGGTAGCTAATGAAGCTACTCCCAGTGTTAAAAATAAACAAGCAACTACCACACAACCTATTCCTACAGAGAGTGAGAAGAATGTTTTGGCTTGGAGTGCTTGGGTTGTATTCATACTATTCTTTATTGGAGCACTGGCTAGCTGTATAGGTGCTTGTTTAGGAATGGGATGTAAACGCAACCATGAAATACATCATTCAGATATTGATGATACTGATGTTCATTGA
- a CDS encoding FAD-dependent oxidoreductase, which yields MYQAGIQLISKEILEIDLTPQRVQIQFCDNETVYFDCLYSALGSIKNSKLAIELNAKQKKGSLVVDNHQQTSVEGLYAVGDIVSWLNQLCVAESQAAIAATAIHNRFEVIS from the coding sequence ATCTATCAAGCGGGTATCCAACTTATTTCAAAGGAAATTCTGGAGATAGACCTTACACCACAAAGAGTTCAAATACAATTTTGTGACAATGAAACAGTTTATTTTGATTGTCTTTACTCAGCATTGGGGAGTATAAAAAATAGCAAACTAGCTATTGAGTTGAATGCAAAACAAAAAAAAGGATCTTTAGTAGTTGATAATCACCAACAAACTTCGGTAGAGGGTCTATATGCAGTAGGGGATATTGTTTCTTGGCTTAATCAGCTTTGTGTTGCTGAAAGTCAAGCTGCCATTGCTGCTACAGCGATTCATAATCGTTTCGAGGTGATTTCCTGA